From Brachionichthys hirsutus isolate HB-005 chromosome 16, CSIRO-AGI_Bhir_v1, whole genome shotgun sequence, a single genomic window includes:
- the LOC137906018 gene encoding neuropeptide B-like, which produces MEMLFKLVVVALVTCSPTAAWYKQIAGPNYYSVGRASGLLSGIRRSPYVREAEQDPSESEESANNVISESTPQSFIFKTMPVCFKDITPNLQSCELFQELKSSFKCKAEVLLTLDPSHCAGD; this is translated from the exons ATGGAGATGCTCTTTAAACTCGTGGTCGTCGCCCTGGTCACTTGCAGTCCGACGGCGGCGTGGTACAAGCAGATAGCCGGTCCGAACTACTACTCGGTGGGCAGGGCGTCCGGGCTGCTGTCCGGTATCCGGAGGTCGCCGTACGTCAGGGAGGCCGAACAGGACCCGTCAGAGAGCGAAGAGTCCGCGAACAACGTGATCTCAGAATCAACTCCGCAGAGTTTCATCTTTAAAACAATG CCTGTCTGTTTTAAAGACATCACACCGAACCTGCAGAGCTGCGAGCTCTTCCAGGAACTCAAGAGTTCATTCAAGTGTAAAGCAGAGGTCTTGCTCACTTTGGATCCGTCGCACTGTGCAGGAGACTGA